From one Culex quinquefasciatus strain JHB chromosome 3, VPISU_Cqui_1.0_pri_paternal, whole genome shotgun sequence genomic stretch:
- the LOC6042789 gene encoding peptide-N(4)-(N-acetyl-beta-glucosaminyl)asparagine amidase, translating into MTTLNESLVIALERSNGRDSFLTGAETLLRLLDNIIRDPQNGKFRTVRLENKTIKEKLLACSGMKQLMLEIGYVEANGTLSLPSNVVIAKLRKYRDFIAERMELCKNPGAAKPSTSKDVQLEAKERVISVPRPTIRAGSAFQKRIAFPKIVCARNALLQQLELLSDQVMQYEDEELLESGRNLVPLETLKTRAKEKLRQVQKLVKAGTFDGEEPWLEDLILEELVGWFKADFFRWVNALPCTVCGNEKTQQVDSRVEDGVRVEVYKCCNELRRFYRYNDVEKLLHTRCGRCGEWANCFTFLCRALGYEARFVFSTGDHVWTEVYSARQGRWIHVDPCENAIDSPLMYEHGWKKEISYVFAFSKEDVTDVTWRYSNDHQKVLKSRRTCSESELLDTILKLRAKRRGKLSEPRKAYLRKRTLWECLDLLATRAPSQAELEGRSSGSMDWRLQRGEQKLNTFYIFIPNEQEIRAKQFNVRYSCAKDTYERFLKESTGVEVLESAKDWQSRQYTSENVFRKEEHDWKMVYLARTEGTERGSVCWKFDFSIQGMRVRDIKLKLDSMVYEGAKVELVYFTDEGKPTTNLESLVGSGKFTIQARLSGGKMWQHSQIFRQGKHAEDYPFELNIQFM; encoded by the exons ATGACCACCCTGAATGAATCGCTGGTGATTGCACTAGAACGGTCCAACGGACGGGATAGTTTCTTGACCGGAGCGGAAACTCTTCTGCGACTTCTGGACAACATAATTCGAGACCCTCAAAATGGGAAGTTTCGGACAGTGCGCCTGGAGAATAAAACCATTAAGGAAAAATTGCTTGCTTGCAGTGGAATGAAACAGCTTATGTTGGAGATTGGCTACGTTGAAGCAAACGGGACGCTGTCGCTGCCTTCTAATGTGGTTATTGCCAAGCTACGAAAATATCGGGACTTTATAGCCGAACGAATGGAGTTATGTAAAAATCCCGGCGCTGCGAAACCGTCCACTTCGAAGGACGTCCAGCTGGAGGCCAAGGAGCGGGTTATTAGCGTGCCGAGGCCCACGATTCGGGCCGGGAGTGCTTTCCAGAAACGTATTGCCTTCCCGAAGATCGTGTGTGCGAGGAATGCTTTGTTGCAACAGTTGGAACTGCTTTCGGACCAAGTCATGCAGTACGAGGATGAGGAATTGCTGGAGAGCGGAAGAAATTTGGTTCCACTGGAAACTTTGAAGACACGAGCCAAGGAGAAGCTTCGGCAGGTGCAGAAGCTGGTCAAGGCTGGCACGTTCGACGGAGAGGAGCCGTGGTTGGAGGATTTGATCCTTGAAGAACTAGTCGGCTGGTTCAAGGCAGACTTCTTTCGTTGGGTTAACGCTTTACCTTGTACGGTTTGTGGCAACGAAAAGACCCAACAGGTGGATAGTCGAGTCGAGGACGGCGTTCGAGTTGAGGTCTACAAGTGCTGTAATGAACTGAGAAGATTCTATCGATACAACGACGTCGAGAAACTGTTGCACACTCGGTGCGGACGTTGCGGGGAATGGGCCAACTGCTTCACCTTTCTGTGCCGAGCGTTAGGCTACGAAGCTCGTTTTGTATTCTCTACTGGCGATCACGTGTGGACAGAGGTCTACTCGGCTCGCCAGGGACGGTGGATTCACGTTGACCCGTGTGAAAACGCTATCGATTCTCCGTTGATGTACGAGCACGGTTGGAAGAAAGAGATTTCCTATGTGTTCGCCTTCTCCAAGGAAGATGTTACAGATGTGACGTGGCGATACTCCAACGATCACCAGAAGGTGCTGAAAAGTCGTCGAACTTGTTCCGAAAGTGAACTGCTGGACACGATCCTTAAGCTGAGAGCGAAACGTCGCGGCAAGCTGTCCGAACCAAGAAAGGCCTATCTGCGCAAGCGGACGCTTTGGGAGTGTCTGGATTTGCTGGCGACACGAGCTCCTTCGCAAGCCGAACTAGAAGGACGCAGTTCTGGAAGTATGGACTGGCGGCTGCAGCGTGGCGAGCAGAAGCTCAACACATTTTACATCTTCATTCCGAACGAACAGGAAATTCGTGCAAAGCAATTCAACGTGCGCTACTCCTGCGCAAAGGACACTTATGAGCGATTTTTGAAAGAATCGACCGGAGTTGAGGTGCTGGAAAGTGCCAAGGATTGGCAGAGCCGTCAGTACACTAGCGAAAACGTTTTCAGAAAGGAGGAGCACGATTGGAAGATGGTTTACTTGGCACGGACCGAGGGCACCGAGCGAGGCAGCGTCTGCTGgaagtttgatttttctatccAAGGCATGCGAGTTCGAGATATCAAACTTAAGCTTGACTCGATGGTTTATGAGGGCGCAAAGGTGGAGCTGGTTTATTTTACCGATGAAG GCAAGCCCACCACCAATCTAGAAAGTTTGGTCGGGTCGGGCAAATTCACGATTCAGGCGCGGCTTTCCGGAGGCAAGATGTGGCAGCATTCGCAAATTTTCCGCCAAGGAAAACACGCCGAGGACTACCCGTTTGAGCTGAACATTCAGTTTATGTAA